The Meles meles chromosome 6, mMelMel3.1 paternal haplotype, whole genome shotgun sequence genome has a window encoding:
- the LOC123944738 gene encoding uncharacterized protein LOC123944738 has translation MFSNLLQRSAFSTNKVGFPLGQHHAFPLSALLGQLSRVGCSPELTQPTQDLEGVQTPTCLSAHARLARNSHTSSSNRAPTCPGSGADSREATAPGRRLSSRVCSWGGDRGQGRSCPPHLPSESSGCHADGETEPEREGLPRCRVQRALAVCWCPHQPLAGLTCRKRSSSRQPAVPGWSTGPVAPKPSPERPPCVREGLPGHCPPSNKRRGYWGGGRMGTKTFKALLN, from the exons ATGTTCTCCAATCTTCTTCAGCGCTCAGCTTTTTCAACCAATAAAGTGGGGTTCCCGCTGGGGCAGCACCACGCGTTCCCCCTCAGCGCTCTCCTGGGTCAGCTGAGCCGGGTGGGCTGCTCacccgagctcacccagcccacgcaGGACCTGGAGGGGGTGCAgacacccacctgcctctctgcccacgcCCGGCTAGCCCGGAACAGCCATACCAGCTCCTCCAACAGGGCACCCACATGCCCGGGCAGCGGTGCTGACTCACGAGAAGCCACCGCCCCTGGCAGGCGTCTGTCAAGCAGAGTGTGctcctggggaggggacaggggacagggtcgaagctgccccccccacctgccctcaGAGTCCAGCGGCTGCCatgcagatggagaaactgagccagagagagagggccTCCCGAG GTGCAGAGTGCAGAGGGCCCTGGCCGTGTGCTGGTGTCCTCACCAGCCCCTGGCCGGTCTCACGTGCCGGAAGCGCTCCAGCTCCCGGCAGCCAGCAGTCCCAGGATGGAGCACAGGGCCTGTGGCTCCCAAGCCCTCACCTGAACGACCCCCCTGTGTGCGAGAAGGCCTGCCGGGCCACTGCCCTCCCAGCAACAAGAGGAGGGGCTACTGGGGAGGGGGACGGATGGGCACCAAGACCTTCAAGGCGCTGCTGAATTAA